tttcgaggatttaacccaaaatcttttagaatggagaaagagaattcatatagccgaccccaaattcttgggataaaggcttagttgagttgagttgagtgtaCTATTAAATCATTTATTATTTCCCCAATAATTTAGATATTCATACACACTTTTGGATTGGAATGAGATAGACAGCTACATGATATTGGTTGTTGCATCATATCCTATATCTACCATATGGTCTCTTGAGGAACCATAATCCAGGTTATTTGTGAGTGTTGGTTTACTGTTAAAATTAATGAAAGATAAAATTATACAATTGCTATGATGATTAATTTCAGGCTTGTGTAACTCTAGCTAGCTACTTCAGACCTTTAAATATGACCTTGAGCATATGCCATTGTTTGCCTGGGCAATATATATACGTACATATCATGAAGATGTGTCATGTGGTTCTCCTCTTTTATTGGATCTTGCGTGGCCTTATGACTGATGGTTTATTATTTTGTGCTAGCTAGACCATATGAATGAGGGAAcacctctttttatttgttttgatgGTCAGGACTTGATGAGTCACTCCTAACATGTGCATATACTTGGAGCATGAAATAAATGGGGTGTATGTGAATTTTATTGCTAAAGCTCTGGAAACGACGTATTATATTCTATACTTTGTTTATTTGTGTGCAAACTGCTGCAGTTTAGTGGTATGATATCTTTATAACATGTGTTTCTTTCCGTAACACATTTGTTATGGGTATTTCCGTAGTGTAACACAAAGGGTACTGTACTTTCTTACTCTATCGCAAAGTTTTGATGGGTTGCTGCGTACACAATTTCATCCAATGAAACCATTGATAGCAATATTAGGCAAACTGTGTACGTGTTCATCCGAGTAGTACTCAATTACTCATTATTGAATCTTAGAGCGTGCTTGGATTGTGTGTGATCTTTGATATGTGCATTTTATTTCTTATTGGATGTATGCTTATTCTTAAAGCTCATTTTATTACTTTATCTCTTTGGAGCTACCTCTATACACATAGATCTCATTGGAGTTCTTAATGACACAACAGGGCGTAGAGGGAGTTACCATTCCATATACTGGAAAGTGGAAAAATAGACCAAAGATGGGGAAAGAAAGGTTTGCATTAAGGGTTGATATAACAGACTATCAAAGTTGATACTTTGTGTTACAATTTGGAAACAACTTCATTATTAAACTCTCTCATACGTTGGCCTCATCCTGGAAAAGAgcaaaaaaaaaagtgataaatGAGGTCAAGGGAAAACAAAAATGGATGGATAACTATCTGCACATGGGGCTTTGAGGATGGTGAGATGGAGTTTGCTGGGTTTTGGACGAACAATGTCCCAACCCTGCACATTCCTGCATGAAGCTCACATCTTTCTTTTCTTCCACCAGGTTCAAGATACTTTCAAAAACTGCGACTTCACAAGGAATTCTGAGAACGCCCGTCTGCTGAAACCCAAATTCTTCTTCTGCTTCTCTTAATAACAAGTGAAATGCACGGTGACCCAAATACTCTGTCGGGATTATGAATCTCCTGAGCTCTTCGCCAACGCAAACGGCTAGGTAGCCTTTTGGGACGGCATTGCCCGAGGTTGTCTCCGATAGAGAGAGCGTCCGTTTCAGGAACTTAATGCTTTTGCTGCTGCCAttgttggtggtggtggtggtggggtTGGATGAGGTTGCCAACTTTCTCCACTTCTTTAGGATCTGTTGAAGCCTAACGATTTCTCTGATCTTGTTAGACTTCGTGGAATCCATGGTCTCTACTTGATGAGCTAGGCAGCGTTGTTATACCGTCTAACGTTCAGTGGGGAATTGCTCTCAACTTATAGGACTTGGTTTCTTAAGGGTCTTGCTTAGGaattttgaatttcatttttttaataaatataataaagatgatttgcatatatatatatatatatatatatatatatttgtgtgtGTGTTGGAAAGAAGATGATTTATTTAATAACTAACCATTAATCAGACCGTACGATATGAAATCATTTTTTAATTGCTTAATTAAAAAACTAGCAGTACTTTTTCGAAGTGAGGGTTTCTTGCTGATTTTAGAAGGGTTTTTTGTTGATTTGACGTAGGAGTTATCGGGTTAGTGCCTAGTAGCGGGTATTTTAAACCGAAACGGATCTGGACTGAGATTCCAAGGAATTAAGAAATGGTTTATGATGTTTGACTGCTTAAGTTTCCAATGCAAAAACTACGCCCAAACAGTCAATAATTCTAAAGGGCCTGTTCTCGTAGTACAATTCATTTGTACTATTCAAACTGGGTTTATATTATAAACTGTCCTGGAACTGATAGTCCTGTGAATGCGGCATTTAAGGCATCGAGAGGAGAGAGCCCAAAGCCCTCTGGCCCCATGTGAAAATGAAAATGCTCTATTCTTTTTCATGTGCTAATGCTACTTGGCTGGTGCTTTCAATTATATGGTTGATGCGGAGCATGCATGAGTTGCATCAAAAGCAAGAATCACATCCATGCATTACCATTTTACAACATTTTTCTTTAACTTGATCATCAACTAACTTCAGGTAATCAATGATGCACTTGGTCGTGAGCCCCACTCCTCTACACTGATTGAgaggaaaatattttaatttgaccTTAACCAATCATACTTAATTAATGTTCACTTTGCTGTGTCATTATTAGAAATGCCTCATTCTATCTTTCTCCTAAAAGTGCATCATTACAAGGAGGAGTAGCCTCATCCTCAATTCATGCCTCTCATAAGTGGCTCACATGTGCTCAGGAATTGCTTCTCAACCATCATTTACttgtttatattatttaatatcaattatatatatattgaaaatgtGTCAGTTGCATTGTATGGCTTTCATTTCATCATATAAAAAGGTTTTCTATATATACATTGGTACTGTGTGTAATACATTGATCTGCGAATTTTCAAAAGATAAAATTGACTCTTCCTAATCATCAATTTATATCATTGAAATCTCTGAATTATTGAGCCAGCAAACACATGCAAGCtaataaatatgtaattaattgCCAGTTTAGTATTATATAATTGCAAAGTTGCAGCACTattttgtgtatatatatatatatatatattcatttcaCACTAAAAATTATAGGATAAGATATGATCATTGACAAATGCAAAGAACAAAAACACATATACCTAAACAACAGATATATAttattaaagaagaagaagaagacaatatcattttaatttgCTAAAGGAGAAAAGAGAGGCTGCACTCGCTTGTGGTTCAATTATATGTTATTATAATTAACTTAATGCTATTGACTTTAATTAAAATTGCCTTCTATTTGTGTCCATAGAGCAAAATATGAGTTAAGGTGGACCAATGCCTATACATGTACAGCTAGGTATGAAAAATTATAGAGTAATCTTATTGCACATAAAAATAGTATaccatttatttatatatttatggaCTTTTTTTAAAATGTAGATAATAAACCTTATATGAATgctagacaataggtacatatTAAGGCTATATTTGTTATAACCTAATCTAAGCATATTTGATTACTTTATTTAATAgcgtaaaaaaaaattaatgcattgaaatatcaattaaataatataatcaattatattttaaatatcataatcattattacatacaaaaatatatataattataattacttatttttatttattttttatttattatcaacaCTATCATCATATCACCGAGTTACCTCTTCTATTATTATTACTTGACTACCATCGTTGCTACCACCATCACTATTACTAACCCCACCACCATTATTTGGCCTCTTACGCCATCACTATCACTGTTTAACTAGTAGTACTACTCTCAAatgtattaataattttaaattaaaataatatctagtaaaataatattatatattaaaattttattattagatTGCATTTTTATTCTTCTAAATAAGGCGTTACAACTTTGATCTTATTGTAGAGTTGATTGCACATTACGTTAGATGCAATGAATAatttatcagagatatagaaaagtATTTCTTGCATTTTGAAGCAACTTGAAACTTGAAAGCACAATCAGAGCATGTGTCTTGAAAACTCCACAAACGTGAAAttgtattattataataataagctCTTGGATTAAAACCTATCTCTTATTCTATATTTCCACAGCCATTATCTAATGATAAATATGGTACGGACCATAAATAATCCAAAGACTTTTATTTTGGGCTACAAATGGAACCCATCCCAACATTGTATGTTTGGTTTCAATTACTGGATGGATTTGTAACACAGCCTAATGAATTTTCTCCAATTGTTAGCCCATATTAaccttttcttttatatataattGGTGGAGGACACGACATGATAAGGGTGGAATTTCCTCTTGCATGGTTTGATTATCTTTGAGATTTGAATAATTCTACTGCTTGCACATATATATGACATAACTAACAttctttaattattattagattttttttttttttgggattgAATGAATGGATTCCGATAGTTTTAAACGCACGTAAtctcaaaattataaaaataataactgaattaaaattcattgatGCTCTTAATTAGGTAATAACTAAAAAACTCAGAGAGAGACGCTTAGCTTTATATTGATTTGTGTTATGTAAATTACATGCAACTGCACACTCCACCAACTTGTCTCTTGCATGCTGGAAAATGGCCAATGATTTAACTCATTCGgtcgcttatatatatatatatatatatatatatatatatatatattattcaataTGACGACTCACACTAATCAGATGAAACGCATCACACTATCGACTACATATCCTTTTATACCCtagcttaatttttttaaaagactCATCATATATATTCATAACATGAACATTAAATTTAAATCCTTTTTTAGCCtttcttataaaattatgaaaatggAAGTATGTATATATATCTATTTGTGTTGGCATTTagcatatttacaaagaaattaATTTTTGTACAGATCGACTAATCGAATTCTCTTATTTGTCATAGGTGAGTTTGCTTTCGAAATTATTCTTTGGTTTCTCCATGATTCCTGTTCTCTTCTCGCTCTATACTGTGTTCTGAACTTATCTCCACCTTTATtaccaaaaaaagaaaaatggaagtATATATAGTTAATGATAATATCAATTAAAGAAGTTCACTTATAGCGAATTATCAATCATATTATATTTTTagtcaatttttaaatatttcatcATTGTTAAATTAAGAACTaattgtaatattttttttttcttgaagttATATGTAATTTCCATTTATTAAATGGTACGTgggaataaaatattaatatggaAACACTAATGCTCCATCAATCATGAACGTATGAGTTGCACAGCACAAGGTGACAAACAAGAGGCCAAATAGCTTTTTCAAAAAAACATTGAAATCCATTGTTAATTGGAAGATCCAAAAGATTCTTTAAAACCTTTTGAATTTCTGTCTAAATTTTACTAATTTAATAAGGCTTTATAAAGCCGACGAAAAGCAAATCCATAATAATAAAGGTGAAAGCTTTGTTCTATATATATTTTATCATATGAATTCCTTCCTATTAACCCATGTCTAGTTTGAAGGGTTACCTAAATATATAATTGGCTTTAGATTGAGATTTAAAAGCTCATACTGCGAGAGCCGAACATTCAACATCGCTTAAAAGATAGGAATATCGAATCATTCATATTAAACACACATTGATAAAttgacaataatttaataattcacacaAATATTATTTTAGGATTGacatttcaatttatttatttttacttatttataaTTTGAGTTAAATTGTTAAATTATATTAACATGAAAGATCGATGATCGATGAtaaagttaataaaattttaaaggttTCTGTAATAAAGCACATAAAATTTAAGATTCCAAAATTAGTATATGGATGCTCTGTTTGAAATCATCCAAAACTTTAAAATATGTCACATATCCTATGGATTAATTTAGAAAATCTTGGCATATTTTGATCAGTTTAATTTAATAGCTCATTAGTATTAAAGCCAATCTCAAAAAAGTAAATTCTTAATTTCAAGTTCTAatcgaaattaaattaataaaaaaatagacatcttcaagattaattaattgaagaaCATTCATATTGCTACATGGCCTAACACATCCAATTCCAATATATAAAGCAGATTCATAAAAAAGatgggaatatatatatatatatatatatagaattcaGAAATACATGATGCGTGATTCATTGTTATTAGCCTAACGAATATCCCATTCTCACTAATTTTAAAATTCGATTTGCAAATACAATTTGTAAGTTAAGCAAAAATTAAgcttaattattaaagaaaaataaaaaaaagggtaaAAGAATTTATTCTGGACTTGGAATCCCTGGTTTGGTTAGAACTTTGAACTAGTGGAAACTGAATATGATACCATCATATCCTATGTCAGCTCAATGCAACAAATCGTTGGAATCATGTGatgtttttatatatttaaacatTAGTACTaaatcatattaattaattaaccaaTTTATCATTTTAAGAAAACAACAATAATGGCAtatttaaatgaatgaaataatgCAAAATTTTGGAAGGCATTATTAATTTCTATTACTTTATATTTTATGCAAAAAAGAAAAGAGCCAACTTAATTATTTTAAAGAaagtgataataataataataataataatataatgagCAAAgtgtatataaataaatattaacatgaaataataagataagaagataagataagataagagTAGGTAAGTTATTAACcaagaaataagataagataagataaggtaagTTATATGGAAAAATGGAAGAAGATAAGATAAGAGTAAGTAAGTTATTAACCAAGAGATAGTACGAAATGAGAGATGAGTTATAAGTGACTATTAATTAATAACAAATTGAATTCAGAAGATAAATTCTTAGATATATAGGTAATTAGGCATAGTGTATCATTATTCAAAATCTTTATTGAAAAGTTCAGTgaataaaagagagagagagagagagagagggggtatGCTTTTACTTCCTGTTCCTGTAGATTGAATTGCCCAG
The sequence above is a segment of the Hevea brasiliensis isolate MT/VB/25A 57/8 chromosome 11, ASM3005281v1, whole genome shotgun sequence genome. Coding sequences within it:
- the LOC110653979 gene encoding protein SMALL AUXIN UP-REGULATED RNA 51, with product MDSTKSNKIREIVRLQQILKKWRKLATSSNPTTTTTNNGSSKSIKFLKRTLSLSETTSGNAVPKGYLAVCVGEELRRFIIPTEYLGHRAFHLLLREAEEEFGFQQTGVLRIPCEVAVFESILNLVEEKKDVSFMQECAGLGHCSSKTQQTPSHHPQSPMCR